A DNA window from Eptesicus fuscus isolate TK198812 chromosome 8, DD_ASM_mEF_20220401, whole genome shotgun sequence contains the following coding sequences:
- the KCTD4 gene encoding BTB/POZ domain-containing protein KCTD4 yields the protein MECKVNRREKEKEYEGKHNSLEDADQGKNRKSALMTLNVGGYLYMTQKQTLTKYPDTFLEGIVNGKILCPLDADGHYFIDRDGLLFRHVLNFLRNGELLLPEGFRENQLLAQEAEFFQLKGLAEEVKSRWEKEQLTSRETTFLEITDNHDRSQGLRIFCNAPDFISKIKSRIVLVSKSRLDGFPEEFSISSNIIQFKYFIKSENGTRLVLKEDNTFVCTLETLKFEAIMMALKCGFRLLTSLDCSKGSIVHSDALHFIK from the coding sequence ATGGAGTGTAAAGTaaacagaagagagaaagaaaaggaatatgaAGGGAAACACAACAGCCTGGAAGATGCTGACCAAGGAAAGAACCGCAAATCTGCACTGATGACCCTCAACGTGGGGGGATATTTATACATGACTCAAAAGCAAACACTGACCAAGTACCCCGACACTTTCCTTGAAGGAATAGTAAATGGGAAAATCCTCTGCCCGTTGGATGCTGATGGCCATTATTTCATAGACAGGGATGGGCTCCTCTTCAGGCACGTCCTAAACTTCCTACGAAACGGAGAACTTCTGCTGCCCGAAGGGTTTCGAGAAAATCAACTTCTCGCACAAGAAGCAGAATTCTTTCAGCTCAAGGGACTGGCAGAGGAAGTGAAATCCAGGTGGGAGAAAGAACAGCTGACATCCAGAGAGACTACTTTCTTGGAAATAACAGATAACCATGATCGCTCACAAGGACTCAGAATCTTCTGTAATGCTCCTGACTTCATATCAAAAATCAAATCTCGCATTGTTCTGGTGTCCAAAAGCAGGCTGGATGGTTTTCCAGAGGAGTTTTCAATATCGTCAAATATCATTCAATTTAAATACTTCATAAAGTCTGAAAATGGCACTCGACTTGTACTGAAGGAAGACAACACCTTTGTCTGCACCTTGGAAACTCTTAAGTTTGAGGCTATAATGATGGCTTTAAAGTGTGGTTTCAGACTGCTGACCAGCCTGGATTGTTCCAAAGGGTCAATTGTTCACAGCGATGCACTTCATTTTATCAAGTAA